The Nostoc sp. PCC 7524 nucleotide sequence CTAATGTGAGAAGAGTCCAGATAGCATGAAGTGAAATATCAAACTTTAGTGTCCTAGCATTTTATCGCGTAATTGTTTGATGCGATCGCGCAATTTTGCCGCCTCTTCAAATTTTAGTTTTTTCGCAGCTTCTTTCATTTGGGTTTCTAGTTGGGTAATCAATTCGGGTATCTGTTCTAAAGGTAATTCTCCGATATTTTCCTCAACAGTTTTTAAATCGGCTGCATTTAATCTTCTAGAAATATCTAGGAACGATAAAATCGCATTACTTGATTTTTTGACAATCGGTTGAGGTGTTATTCCGTGCATCTTGTTATATGCCATTTGAATCCCGCGTCTTCTGTCAGTTTCTTCAATGGCTTTAATCATGCTGTCTGTTAAATTATCAGCATACAAAATCGCTTGTCCCCGGATGTGACGAGCGGCTCTACCTATGGTTTGAATTAAGGAACGTTCAGCACGCAAAAACCCTTCTTTATCTGCATCTAAAATTGCCACTAAAGAGACTTCTGGTAAGTCTAAACCTTCCCGTAATAAGTTCACACCTACCAATACATCAAAGTTACCATCGCGCAAATCTTGTAATATCTCAATGCGCTCAATAGAATTAATCTCTGAATGTAAATAACGCACGCGAATACTATGGTCTTGCAGATACTCTGTTAAGTCTTCTGCCATACGTTTAGTTAAGGTAGTAATCAGTACCCGTTCTTGACGGTCAACTCTATCTTTAATTTCTCCCAACAAATCATCAATTTGTCCCTCTGTCGGACGCACAAAAATCTCTGGGTCAATTACCCCAGTCGGTCTAATGACTTGCTCAACTATTCTATCTTCGGAAATTTCTAATTCCCAATTTCCTGGAGTGGCGGAAACGAAAATACATTGATTAACTTTCGTCCAAAATTCCTCAGCTTTTAAAGGACGATTATCCGCCGCACTCGGAAGCCTAAATCCGTGTTCAATTAACACTTTTTTCCGAGCTTGGTCGCCGTTATACATACCGCGAATTTGCGGGACTGTGACGTGAGATTCATCTATTACTAAGAGCCAATCTTTAGGAAAATAATCAATTAAACACTCTGGTGGTTCTCCAGCTTGTCTTCCTGCTAGGTGACGGGAATAATTCTCTACGCCGTTGCAGTAACCAACTTCACGCAACATTTCTAAGTCATAGCGTGTACGCTGGTCTATACGTTGTGCTTCTACTAACTTACCAGTTTCTTCTAGTTCAGCTTTGCGCTGTTTTAATTCGGCTGCAATGTCTTCGCAAGCTTTTTCTAAACGTTCCTCTGGGGTGACAAAGTGACGTGCTGGGTAAATATTCACAGCTTGCAAACTTTGGATAATTTCACCCGTTACCGGGTCAATATAGCGAATTGCGTCAATTTCATCACCAAAGAATTCCACCCGAATAATTCTATCTTCGTAGGCGGGGCCGATTTCTAAAACATCACCCCGGACACGGAAACGTCCCCTTCCCATTTCGATGTCGTTGCGGGTGTACTGGACTGAAGTCAAATCCCGCAAAATCTGACGCTGGTTAACTTCCATCCCGATTTGCATGGGAATTGCTGCTTTCAGGTACTCTGAAGGGATTCCCAAACCGTAGATACAGCTAATTGATGCTACAACAATGACATCACGCCGTTCAAATAGCGATCGCGTCGCGGAATGGCGTAACATATCAATCTCATCGTTAATTGCCGCCGTTTTCTCAATGTATGTGTCGGTAACGGGAATATACGCTTCCGGCTGATAGTAGTCGTAGTAGCTGACGAAATACTCAACGGCGTTTTTGGGGAAGAACTCCCGCAACTCATTACAAAGTTGTGCAGCTAGGGTTTTGTTATGCGCCAATACTAAAGTCGGCTTACCCACCTTCTCAATGACTGCTGCTATGGAAAATGTCTTACCTGTTCCCGTTGCTCCTAGTAAAGTTTGATAACGGTTGTTAGCTTCAATGCTAGCAGCTAACTGCGCGATCGCTCGCGGTTGATCACCTGTGGGACTAAAGGGAGCTTGCAGACAAAATTCTGACATACATCTGTACTAAGAAAAACCCTATATTATGGTAGCGAGATTATGCTTTTACGGGATCTGGAAAACCTCTCTCTAAATCTCTCTCCTACAAGGAGAGAGACTTTGAATGTTCCCCCTTCCCGATGCGGGAAGGGGGTTAGGGGGTTAGGTTTGCGTGGGTTTTTCCACATAGCGCGAAAAGTCAGCTCTTCCTTGCCGTCCCCTACTTCTTAAGAGCTTTACTCTCACCTAAAATCTGAATAAAATAATCTCATCCCCAGACTCGCATAATTATAGATGGACTGGATTACGCTCCTGCGATCGCTACAGTCTGATTTTATTCACAGGTTATCATCGGGTTGTCTTCTGCATTGCGAAACAGAAGGTCAATATAGTGAGTTAACAGTTATCTCCGGTGAGAGGTTAAAAGCATTACGGGATTTTTGCTGGCAAATGGCTGAGAAATATAAGCGGGTTTCGCCAGTGCGTGATGTTTTTATTAGCTATCTCAAAGGTAAGTTGGGTGAGGAAGTTGTTAAAGAACGTTTAGCTGATTTGATTACAGAAGTAGATTATGAAAAGCGATTTGGTGGCGATGGCAAGATTGATTTTACTTTAACTGCTGACTCTTCTATTGGTATTGAAGTCAAATCACGCCACGGTAGAATTGAGCGTGTGAGATGGTCTATTAGTGCGGAAGAAGTGGAAAAAAATGCTGTTGTTGCTTGTATTTTTATTCAGGAAGAAGTTAATGAAGCACAATCGGCATATCATTTATTGTTGGCTGGATTTCTGCCGACTCGCATGATTAAATTAAAAACTGGAAAAATATCTTTTGGTATAGAGCAATTGCTTTATGGTGGTGGCTTAAGGTGCTATCTAGAACAGTTACAAGCGTCAAATAATCATCATCAAACTAGGCAATTTATGCCAATTTATCAATATCAAAATTCGTCATTATTACCATCTGAGCCAAATCAAGAGCAGTTATTAAAACCTGCTATATCTCGTCCAAATAACAATCATGTTTCCAGTTATAAACAAGATGAACAACTAAATTTGGATTATACAAAACTGGGTGATGAATATTTTTCTAAAGGTGAATACACAGTATCTATTAATCACTATAATCAAGCCTTAAAACTTAATATCAATGATAGTGAACTGTATTATAAACGGGGTTTAGCTTATTATCAAATTGGGAATTACGAAGCAGCGATCGCAGATTATTCTCAGGTAATTAAAATTAATCTTCATGATGCTAAAGCTTACCATAAACGGGGTTTAGCTTTATCGCAATTAGGAGCGTATGAAGCAGCAATTGATGATTATACCGAATCTATTAGATTGAATCCTCATGCTGCTGTAGCTTATAAACACCGTGCCGAAGTACGTTCTTATCTAGGAGATAATCAAGGAGCAATTGAGGACTATACCCAAGCCATAAAAATTAATCCTCAGTATGCAGATACCTATAAAAATCGTGGGATTGCTCGTTATATTTTAGGAACTCAGCCGGGATTTACACAAGCAATTCAGCTTAATCCCAATGATGCGAATGCTTATAAAAATCGCGGTAATGCTCGTGCAGATATTGGTGATTATGCAGGAGCAATAGAGGATTATACGCAAGCAATCCAGATTAATCCCTATCTAGCTGATGCTTATTATAACCGGGGAAATGCCCGTTATGATTTAGGTGATAATGAGGGAGCAATTGATGATTATACTCAAGCCATCCAAGTTAATCCTAATTATGCCGATGCCTATTACAATCGGGGCAATATTTATGCTGAACTGAAAAATCAGCCAGATGCGATCGCAGATTTTCAAACAGCAGCAGATATCTATCGCCAAGAAGGTAAATTAGCAGCACTACAAGATACCAAAGACCGAATTTTAGAATTAGAAATAGTCGAATCTATAGATATCTTAAATTTTTAATATTTTGATTCAAAACTATTGCCTATTGCCTAAGAAAAATTATAACCCGTAGTTTTCTGCACGTACTGCAAAACCTTTTCATAGGAATCTGGATTGCTGACGGGGTTAATCACAATGGGAATAGTCCCATCAGGCAACCAAAAAGTGATTCTGCCATTAGATTCCTGACAAAATGAACTAATACAATTAAGGTTAATTACATATTCATTTCTTTCATACAGAATTTTTACCCAATAGGCACTCTCTACTTCAAAGTCAGTAACTTTCTCTAAATAATCTAGAATTTTTTGATAATCTTCTAGATTATTTTGAGGATTAATGACAATAGGAATGGCACTATCAGGCAACCAAAAGGTAACTCTGCCGTTTTTTTCATAACAAAAAGCATTCACGCGGTCAAAATTGATCACATATTCTTTCCTCTCATAAAAAAGTTTTACCCAGTACGCCACAACATCTCCTCAAGTCCCAAGTTCATGATTGATGTTTACCCTGTATGTTAAGAAATCTGCTGATTTCATGAGTGATACCAATTCACCAAAATTATGAAACAAATTCAAATTCTCAAACCCTGTGAAAATCTGGATTCCTTAATTTTGAATGTTGAATTGGTGTGAGTGTTGTTGTTGTTTGTTGATGGAAAATTCCAAAAATGGATGGTGAATATGGTAGATGCCCTTGCCTGGGAAACCTGTAGGGGATGGTAAATGGTTTAAGATACCTCTACGGGTGTCTGGATGTTAGCAGTGGGATGATTACGAGCGATCGCAGCCTGCATAAAGCCTTTAAATAAAGGATGGGGGTTGCTAGGACGAGATTGAAACTCTGGATGGAATTGACATGCAATAAAAAATGGGTGTTGCGGTAATTCTACAATCTCTACTAACCGTCCGTCAGGCGAGGTTCCACTGATCACATAGCCAGAATCTAACAATAACTGACGATATGTGTTATTAAACTCGTAGCGATGGCGGTGTCGTTCATCAACTACTTCTGCTTGATAAAGTTGATATGCCAAGCTATTGGGGAGAATATGGCAAGGATAAACACCCAAGCGCATGGTTCCACCTAAATCGACAATATCTTGTTGATCTGGCAACAGGTTAATAACTGGGTACTTAGTAGATGGATCAAATTCTGCGCTGTTAGCACCTGTTAAACCACCGACATTTCTCGCCCATTCAATCACAGAACATTGCATTCCTAAGCATAAACCGAGGAAAGGAATTTGGCGATCGCGGGCATATTTAATGGCGGCAATTTTGCCATCTACCCCACGAGTTCCAAAGCCTCCGGGTACAAGTACGCCATCTACACCCGCCAGATATTCTTCTGCGGGTTGGGTTTCCAAATCTTCGGAATTCACCCACCGTAGGCGTAAATCCCCGTGAGTGGCAAATGCGGCATGACGCAGCGCCTCAACTACCGACAAATAGGCATCACTTAACCTGACATATTTACCGACAATGGCGATTTCTACAGTGTGCTTAGGACTGTATAAACGTTCTACCATTGTTTGCCATTTTTCTAGATTGGGCTGGCGTTGTTCCATCTGCAACAAGTCTAGGGCTTGTTGTGCTAGTCCTTCCCGTTCTAGAATCAGTGGGACTTCATAGATACTGCTAGCATCTTGGGCAGTGATGACACAGCCTACAGGGACATCACAGAATTCTGACATTTTTTGCTTTAACCCGACAGGGATCGGGCGATCGCTCCGACAGACTAAAATATCTGGTTGAATGCCAATTGATCTGAGTTCCTTTACCGAGTGCTGTGTCGGCTTGGTTTTCATTTCCCCCGCCGAAGCAATGTAAGGTACTAGAGTCACGTGCATATACAGCACATTTTGCCGCCCTACCTCTTTGCGTAACTGGCGAATAGCTTCCAAAAATGGTAGTGACTCAATATCGCCGACAGTACCACCAATTTCTGTAATCACTACAGACGGATTTGTTTCTTTCGCCACTAACAAAATCCGTTCTTTGATTTCATTAGTAATGTGGGGAATTACCTGTACTGTGCCACCATTGTAGTCACCCCGGCGTTCTCTGGTAATCACTGCTTGATAAATTGAGCCAGTGGTGACGCTGTTGAGCCGTGACATCAATGTATCGGTAAAGCGTTCGTAATGTCCCAAGTCTAAATCGGTTTCTGCACCATCTTGGGTAACAAACACTTCCCCATGTTGAAAAGGACTCATTGTTCCTGGATCAACATTAATATAAGGGTCAAGCTTTAAAATTGACACCGAATAATTTCGTGATTTGAGTAAACGGCCTAGACTTGCTGCTACAATGCCTTTGCCAATACTGGAAACCACACCTCCAGTTACAAAGATAAACTTAGTCATAGTAGTTTGAATTGCAATCAACTGCTAAAAATACCTTCCAAAAAGACATTCCGTCATTGTGCCACAGTCATACCAATTCAAAATTCAAAATAGCCTTTGCTTCGCAACGCTAGCGCGAAGGGCAAGACTTGCGCCTACAAAATTCAAAAATCAGAAATCCATAGTTTACAAGGGTTTCTGAATTTGAATCTGTTGCAGAATTTTCGTGGATTGGTGTGATATAGCAAATTCTTCTGTGATCCTGCTGTGAAAAAACTCCTAGTACCAGTAATATTAAGCTGCTTTATCACCTCCTCTGTCGCTTTGGCTCAACCAACACCATCGCTGAAAGTTGTTTATCCCCAAACCAATCACCAGACAAGTGCGGAAAAAATCTTCTTTATTGGCACCGCACCACCCAATGGACAAGTTCTCATTAATGGTACGCCAATTAACCGCAGTCGATCTGGCCATTTTGCACCAAGTTTCCCATTAAAGTTGGGAGAAAATATTTTTGAAATACGTCACCAAAATCAAGTGCTTCAGATTCGGGTGACAAGAATTAGCACTCAGCCTGAGATACCACAGGGGTTAGCTTTTGCTCAAGGTTCTCTGACTCCATCTGCTGATATTGCCAGACTACCGGGAGAACTAATT carries:
- a CDS encoding tetratricopeptide repeat protein, which encodes MDWITLLRSLQSDFIHRLSSGCLLHCETEGQYSELTVISGERLKALRDFCWQMAEKYKRVSPVRDVFISYLKGKLGEEVVKERLADLITEVDYEKRFGGDGKIDFTLTADSSIGIEVKSRHGRIERVRWSISAEEVEKNAVVACIFIQEEVNEAQSAYHLLLAGFLPTRMIKLKTGKISFGIEQLLYGGGLRCYLEQLQASNNHHQTRQFMPIYQYQNSSLLPSEPNQEQLLKPAISRPNNNHVSSYKQDEQLNLDYTKLGDEYFSKGEYTVSINHYNQALKLNINDSELYYKRGLAYYQIGNYEAAIADYSQVIKINLHDAKAYHKRGLALSQLGAYEAAIDDYTESIRLNPHAAVAYKHRAEVRSYLGDNQGAIEDYTQAIKINPQYADTYKNRGIARYILGTQPGFTQAIQLNPNDANAYKNRGNARADIGDYAGAIEDYTQAIQINPYLADAYYNRGNARYDLGDNEGAIDDYTQAIQVNPNYADAYYNRGNIYAELKNQPDAIADFQTAADIYRQEGKLAALQDTKDRILELEIVESIDILNF
- the uvrB gene encoding excinuclease ABC subunit UvrB, with product MSEFCLQAPFSPTGDQPRAIAQLAASIEANNRYQTLLGATGTGKTFSIAAVIEKVGKPTLVLAHNKTLAAQLCNELREFFPKNAVEYFVSYYDYYQPEAYIPVTDTYIEKTAAINDEIDMLRHSATRSLFERRDVIVVASISCIYGLGIPSEYLKAAIPMQIGMEVNQRQILRDLTSVQYTRNDIEMGRGRFRVRGDVLEIGPAYEDRIIRVEFFGDEIDAIRYIDPVTGEIIQSLQAVNIYPARHFVTPEERLEKACEDIAAELKQRKAELEETGKLVEAQRIDQRTRYDLEMLREVGYCNGVENYSRHLAGRQAGEPPECLIDYFPKDWLLVIDESHVTVPQIRGMYNGDQARKKVLIEHGFRLPSAADNRPLKAEEFWTKVNQCIFVSATPGNWELEISEDRIVEQVIRPTGVIDPEIFVRPTEGQIDDLLGEIKDRVDRQERVLITTLTKRMAEDLTEYLQDHSIRVRYLHSEINSIERIEILQDLRDGNFDVLVGVNLLREGLDLPEVSLVAILDADKEGFLRAERSLIQTIGRAARHIRGQAILYADNLTDSMIKAIEETDRRRGIQMAYNKMHGITPQPIVKKSSNAILSFLDISRRLNAADLKTVEENIGELPLEQIPELITQLETQMKEAAKKLKFEEAAKLRDRIKQLRDKMLGH
- a CDS encoding CTP synthase, encoding MTKFIFVTGGVVSSIGKGIVAASLGRLLKSRNYSVSILKLDPYINVDPGTMSPFQHGEVFVTQDGAETDLDLGHYERFTDTLMSRLNSVTTGSIYQAVITRERRGDYNGGTVQVIPHITNEIKERILLVAKETNPSVVITEIGGTVGDIESLPFLEAIRQLRKEVGRQNVLYMHVTLVPYIASAGEMKTKPTQHSVKELRSIGIQPDILVCRSDRPIPVGLKQKMSEFCDVPVGCVITAQDASSIYEVPLILEREGLAQQALDLLQMEQRQPNLEKWQTMVERLYSPKHTVEIAIVGKYVRLSDAYLSVVEALRHAAFATHGDLRLRWVNSEDLETQPAEEYLAGVDGVLVPGGFGTRGVDGKIAAIKYARDRQIPFLGLCLGMQCSVIEWARNVGGLTGANSAEFDPSTKYPVINLLPDQQDIVDLGGTMRLGVYPCHILPNSLAYQLYQAEVVDERHRHRYEFNNTYRQLLLDSGYVISGTSPDGRLVEIVELPQHPFFIACQFHPEFQSRPSNPHPLFKGFMQAAIARNHPTANIQTPVEVS